CTGTCCGTTAAATAGTGCGCGGAGACCGCAACACCGACTACTGACGTTGTAAGCCCCAAACTCGTCAATACATACGTAGGTAAGAAAGCGATCAGGACAGCCCCTCTTATCCATTCTATAAAAAAGAGAATCATTGCGAGGCAGGTAAACGTCTGCTGTGGTCTTTCTTTTTGGCTAATAATATCCATGAATTGTCTTCGCCTGCCCTTCAACAACCGCAGATTTTGCTAAAGGAACAGAAGGCTGACGCAATTTAATAGCTTCTAAAGCTTCAGTAACGATAGCATCCGAGGCTGATTTTCGCGAAAAGACCTTCAGCTGCTGTTCCCTTTCATCTCTATACGCCATATGCTCCAATCGCTGAAGCTGCTCTACTAATTGCTCCTCATTTCGTGCGATCTCAATCAAATTGTGCCCGGCTAACCATTCTGCATTACCTGCCTCCTGACCAGGGAGTGGTCGATAGACGATAACCGGAAGTGCTTGAGCCATCGCCTCAGTCAAGGTAATTCCACCTGCTTTGGTCAATAGACAGGAAGCTATGCACATCAGTTCCTGCATTTCTTCCGTATATCCCAAGATGTGAACTCGGGGGTTCTCTTGAAAAAGCTCTACCGTAGCTGCTTGAAGCTTATGATTATTCCCGCACAATACGATGACATCGAAGCTCGATTGAAGCAGTACTCGTTTTATTAAACTGCTAATGTCACTTAATACGCCGTAAGCCCCTGCCGCCAGTAGTAGATATTGACGATCTCCGCTTAACCCATGTTTGCGTAAAAGCGCTTCACGATCCTGAGTCTGCTCAAATACCTCGCGAATTGGAATCCCACTGACCACAAGCTTCTCTTCAGCGACCCCTGCCGACATCAGCGTTGTCTTCATGTCTTCTGAAGCGATAAAATATTTTGTCGTTTGTGGATGAAGCCACCTGCCATGAACTACATAATCCGTCATAACTGTGAACAGAGGCATTCTACTACCTGTTGTGGATGCTAGCTCAGCAGCAGCCAAATAAGGAAAGGTATGAATAATAATATCCGGCTGTATCTCGTCGATGATCCTTTGTACTTTTCGTTTGCCCATAGAATGGATGAGTCTACCCATGAACTGCTCTGGTCTCATCTTGCTCGTCATTGTGTACAAGAATCCATAAAATTCTTGCGTATACCCCGTGTTGTTTAAATAGAACCTTCGGGATAGCTCATTCAAGGTAGGGTGGACTGCAGCGAATAGATCCAGAGTTGTAATCCGACTAATCCCCCGACGTCTAAATGAATCTTCGATGGCCTCAGCCACTTTCATATGCCCGTCCCCAAATGCCGACGTAACAATAAGTACTTTAGGATCTGTGTTCATGACAAAGCTCCTTTTTCTCATGGCCTCCTTTAACTCTAACTCTGAATCGTAAACTGATAGTGAAGGGATTCTTAACTGAATATTAATTTCAATATTTTCTAAAAAGAGACCTCGTCACAGCCAGTTTTTGCCCACAAAAAAAACGATGACCTTTGGCAAAATAGCCAATAGTCATCGCTT
This Paenibacillus sp. FSL R5-0345 DNA region includes the following protein-coding sequences:
- a CDS encoding MGDG synthase family glycosyltransferase, with protein sequence MNTDPKVLIVTSAFGDGHMKVAEAIEDSFRRRGISRITTLDLFAAVHPTLNELSRRFYLNNTGYTQEFYGFLYTMTSKMRPEQFMGRLIHSMGKRKVQRIIDEIQPDIIIHTFPYLAAAELASTTGSRMPLFTVMTDYVVHGRWLHPQTTKYFIASEDMKTTLMSAGVAEEKLVVSGIPIREVFEQTQDREALLRKHGLSGDRQYLLLAAGAYGVLSDISSLIKRVLLQSSFDVIVLCGNNHKLQAATVELFQENPRVHILGYTEEMQELMCIASCLLTKAGGITLTEAMAQALPVIVYRPLPGQEAGNAEWLAGHNLIEIARNEEQLVEQLQRLEHMAYRDEREQQLKVFSRKSASDAIVTEALEAIKLRQPSVPLAKSAVVEGQAKTIHGYY